Proteins encoded by one window of Halomonas sp. Bachu 37:
- a CDS encoding nucleoside recognition domain-containing protein: MLNGIWLSFFIAAFAASLWQWLVGGDSEVFARLVEALFDMARVSVDIILVLLGTMTLWLGFLSIAEKAGLIRLLGRVLDPLFCRLMPEVPRGHPAMGLISMNFAANILGLDNAATPIGIKAMHSLQALNPSHETASNAQILFLVLNTSSLTLLPVTIFMYRAQQGAADPTLVFLPILLATTASSLAGLLAVALMQRLKLWQPVVLGYLVAAALALGILLTTLAGMSAQALAAASTLVGNLTLFSIVIMFLVVGALRGVKVYDAFIEGAKEGVSFTVTLLPYLIAMLVAVGVLRASGVLDAGLSGIRWLVEGFGWDSRFVDALPTAFVKPLSGSGARAMMIETMETFGVDSFAGLLAATMQGSTETTFYVLAVYFGAVGISRIRHGLGCALFADAAGVMTAIGVCYWFFG, translated from the coding sequence ATGCTCAACGGAATCTGGTTAAGCTTCTTTATCGCCGCTTTCGCCGCGTCTCTGTGGCAGTGGCTGGTGGGTGGCGACAGCGAAGTGTTCGCCCGCCTGGTAGAGGCACTATTCGATATGGCGCGGGTGAGCGTCGATATCATTCTGGTGTTGCTGGGCACCATGACACTATGGCTGGGGTTTCTCTCGATTGCCGAAAAGGCGGGGTTGATTCGCCTGCTGGGTCGTGTGCTGGACCCGCTATTCTGTCGCTTGATGCCCGAGGTGCCCCGTGGCCACCCCGCCATGGGGCTGATCAGCATGAACTTCGCCGCCAATATTCTCGGGCTGGACAACGCCGCCACCCCGATCGGCATCAAGGCGATGCACTCGCTGCAGGCGCTCAACCCCAGCCACGAGACCGCCAGCAACGCACAGATTCTGTTTCTGGTGCTGAATACCTCGTCGCTGACCCTGCTGCCGGTGACGATCTTCATGTACCGCGCTCAGCAGGGTGCCGCCGACCCGACCCTGGTGTTCCTGCCGATCCTGCTGGCGACGACTGCATCGAGCCTGGCGGGACTGCTTGCGGTGGCGCTCATGCAGCGCTTGAAGCTATGGCAGCCTGTGGTGCTGGGCTACTTGGTGGCTGCCGCGCTGGCATTGGGGATACTGCTGACCACACTGGCGGGCATGAGCGCCCAGGCGCTGGCCGCGGCCTCCACGCTTGTGGGCAATCTCACGCTATTCAGTATCGTAATCATGTTCCTGGTAGTGGGGGCGCTGCGCGGTGTGAAGGTCTATGACGCCTTTATCGAAGGCGCCAAGGAGGGCGTGAGCTTTACCGTCACGCTGCTGCCCTACCTGATCGCCATGCTGGTGGCGGTGGGCGTGCTGCGCGCAAGCGGCGTATTGGATGCCGGGCTAAGCGGTATCCGCTGGCTGGTCGAAGGCTTCGGATGGGACAGCCGCTTTGTCGATGCGCTACCGACGGCGTTCGTGAAGCCGCTTTCCGGCAGCGGCGCGCGGGCCATGATGATCGAGACCATGGAGACCTTCGGCGTGGACAGTTTTGCCGGGCTGCTGGCCGCCACGATGCAGGGCAGCACCGAAACGACGTTTTATGTCCTGGCGGTCTATTTCGGCGCGGTAGGCATCAGCCGCATTCGGCACGGCCTGGGTTGCGCGCTGTTCGCCGATGCCGCCGGGGTAATGACGGCTATCGGCGTCTGTTACTGGTTCTTTGGCTAG
- a CDS encoding DNA-3-methyladenine glycosylase I: MTLDYRWIYDTVRKRFATDEAMEAFLPTPQTTEALKQKGDDRYLSAMSQRVFRAGMQHSVVDARWPAFEDAFWGFVPETMVLLSPEQIEGYMQNDRIIRHRTKLQTIPKNAQFILDIRQEQGRNFGEFIAEWPSADIVGLWRLLAKRGARLGGRSAAAFLRLAGKDTFLLTSDVVARLMAADIIDHAPTSQRDMKIVQSAFNALQQDSGRPLCQLSAMLALSINPRF, from the coding sequence ATGACTCTTGATTACCGCTGGATTTACGACACAGTACGCAAGCGTTTTGCCACTGACGAAGCCATGGAGGCTTTCCTGCCCACGCCACAGACGACTGAAGCGTTGAAGCAGAAGGGGGATGATCGCTACCTTTCCGCCATGAGCCAGCGGGTATTCCGGGCCGGTATGCAACACTCGGTGGTCGATGCCAGGTGGCCCGCCTTCGAAGACGCCTTCTGGGGCTTTGTACCCGAGACGATGGTGCTGCTCAGCCCAGAGCAGATCGAAGGCTATATGCAGAATGATCGCATCATTCGCCATCGCACCAAACTGCAGACCATCCCCAAGAATGCCCAATTCATTCTGGACATTCGCCAGGAACAGGGCCGCAATTTTGGCGAATTCATTGCCGAGTGGCCGAGCGCTGACATTGTCGGCTTATGGCGGTTACTGGCTAAACGTGGCGCGCGCCTGGGCGGGCGCTCGGCGGCCGCGTTTTTACGTCTGGCCGGCAAGGATACTTTCTTGTTGACCAGCGATGTGGTGGCACGCCTGATGGCCGCCGATATCATTGACCATGCCCCTACCAGCCAGCGAGATATGAAAATCGTCCAGAGCGCATTCAATGCGTTGCAGCAGGATTCGGGAAGGCCGTTGTGTCAGCTATCGGCCATGTTGGCGTTGAGCATCAACCCAAGGTTCTAG
- a CDS encoding OsmC domain/YcaO domain-containing protein — MEIKVNYLDNLRLEAKFDDFTVISDQPIRYKGDGSAPGPFDYFLASSAMCAAYFVKVYCNARDIPTDNIRLSQNNIVDPENRYKQIFKIQVELPEGLSDKDRQGILRSIDRCTVKKVVQTGPEFQIETVENIDEDAQALLMGAPEGSNTYIEGKDLPLEQTIANMSGILADLGMKIEIASWRNIVPHVWSLHIRDAASPMCFTNGKGATKESALCSALGEFIERLNCNFFYNDQFFGEAIADSEFVHYPNEKWFKPGPGDELPEGILDDYCLAIYNPDGELGGSNLIDTNSGREDRGIVSLPFVRRSDGETVYFPSNLIENLFLSNGMSAGNTLPEAQVQCLSEIFERAVKRQIIEEEIALPDVPQHVLEKYSHIVEGIAALEAQGFPVLVKDASMGGQFPVMCVTLMNPRTGGVFASFGAHPSFEVALERSLTELLQGRSFEGLNDLPPPTFNSHTVAEPNNFVEHFIDSVGVVSWRFFSAKADVEFCEWDFSGSGTSSNEQEAATLFGILEEMGKEVYMAVYDELGAQACRILVPGYSEVYPVEDLIWDNTNKALDYREDILNLHRLDDDQLADLVERLEESQLDDHTDIITLIGVEFDENTVWGQLTILELKLLINLALGQHDEALERVEMFLQFNDNTVERELFYRAMNAVLEIALDDELELDDYLPNLTRMFGEETMGAVVGSVTGEVRFHGLTPTNMQLEGLERHLRLIESYQKLHAARAARAEMAV, encoded by the coding sequence ATGGAAATCAAAGTCAACTATCTCGACAACCTCCGCCTGGAGGCCAAGTTCGACGACTTCACCGTCATCTCCGACCAGCCCATCCGCTACAAGGGCGATGGCTCGGCGCCCGGGCCGTTCGACTATTTTCTGGCGTCCTCGGCCATGTGCGCCGCGTACTTCGTGAAGGTGTACTGCAACGCCCGGGACATTCCCACCGACAACATCCGCCTGTCGCAGAACAACATCGTCGACCCGGAAAATCGCTACAAGCAGATCTTCAAGATCCAGGTCGAGCTGCCGGAAGGGCTCTCCGATAAAGACCGCCAGGGCATCCTGCGCTCGATCGACCGCTGCACAGTCAAGAAGGTGGTCCAGACCGGCCCCGAGTTCCAGATCGAGACGGTGGAAAATATCGACGAGGATGCTCAGGCGCTGCTGATGGGCGCTCCGGAAGGCAGCAACACCTATATCGAGGGCAAGGATCTACCGCTGGAACAGACCATTGCCAACATGTCGGGCATCCTGGCCGATCTGGGCATGAAAATCGAGATCGCTTCGTGGCGCAATATCGTGCCCCACGTTTGGTCGCTGCATATTCGCGATGCGGCGTCCCCTATGTGCTTTACCAACGGCAAGGGCGCCACCAAGGAGAGCGCGCTGTGCTCGGCACTGGGCGAGTTCATCGAGCGCTTGAATTGCAACTTCTTCTACAACGACCAGTTCTTCGGCGAAGCGATTGCGGACAGCGAGTTCGTCCACTACCCCAACGAAAAGTGGTTCAAGCCGGGCCCTGGCGACGAGCTGCCCGAAGGCATCCTGGACGACTACTGCCTGGCCATTTATAACCCCGATGGCGAACTGGGTGGCTCCAACCTGATCGACACCAACTCCGGCCGCGAGGATCGTGGCATCGTCTCGCTGCCTTTTGTGCGCCGCTCGGATGGCGAAACGGTCTATTTCCCTTCGAACCTGATCGAGAACCTGTTTCTCAGTAACGGCATGAGCGCGGGCAACACCCTGCCGGAAGCTCAGGTTCAGTGCCTGTCGGAAATCTTCGAGCGGGCGGTGAAGCGGCAGATCATCGAAGAGGAGATTGCCCTGCCGGATGTGCCCCAGCACGTGCTGGAAAAATATTCTCACATTGTGGAGGGCATCGCCGCACTGGAAGCCCAGGGCTTTCCGGTACTGGTCAAGGACGCTTCTATGGGCGGCCAGTTTCCGGTGATGTGCGTGACGCTGATGAACCCGCGTACCGGCGGGGTGTTCGCCTCCTTCGGCGCGCACCCGAGCTTCGAGGTGGCGCTTGAGCGCAGCCTGACCGAGTTGTTGCAGGGTCGCAGCTTCGAGGGCTTGAACGACCTGCCGCCGCCCACGTTCAACTCGCATACCGTTGCCGAGCCCAACAACTTCGTCGAGCACTTCATCGATTCGGTGGGGGTGGTCTCCTGGCGTTTCTTCAGCGCCAAGGCGGATGTCGAGTTCTGCGAATGGGACTTTTCCGGCAGCGGAACCAGCAGCAACGAGCAGGAGGCGGCGACGCTGTTCGGCATCCTCGAAGAGATGGGCAAGGAAGTCTACATGGCCGTCTACGACGAGCTGGGAGCCCAGGCGTGCCGTATCCTGGTGCCGGGTTACTCCGAGGTGTACCCGGTGGAGGATCTGATCTGGGATAACACCAACAAGGCGCTGGACTACCGCGAGGATATTCTCAACCTGCACCGCCTGGATGACGATCAACTGGCTGACCTGGTGGAGCGCCTGGAAGAGAGCCAACTGGACGATCACACCGATATCATCACGCTGATCGGCGTGGAATTCGATGAGAATACCGTATGGGGTCAGCTCACCATTTTGGAACTCAAACTGCTGATCAACCTGGCGCTTGGGCAGCATGACGAGGCGCTGGAACGGGTCGAGATGTTCCTGCAGTTCAACGACAACACGGTGGAGCGGGAACTGTTCTATCGTGCGATGAATGCGGTGCTGGAAATTGCGCTGGATGATGAGCTGGAACTCGACGACTACCTGCCCAACCTGACGCGGATGTTCGGCGAAGAGACCATGGGCGCCGTGGTGGGCTCGGTCACCGGCGAGGTGCGCTTCCACGGCCTGACGCCCACCAACATGCAGCTGGAAGGTCTCGAGCGTCACCTGCGTCTGATCGAAAGCTACCAGAAACTCCACGCCGCCCGCGCCGCCAGGGCGGAGATGGCAGTGTGA
- the modA gene encoding molybdate ABC transporter substrate-binding protein gives MAFPALILAHWLARFSAMSGRMLVSLALLLLSSSLHASEPIRIAAASDLRYALDDIIENYHQAHPDADIEVIYGSSGKMTTQIIHGAPYDMFFSADIAYPEKLQELGMTATEPSIYAIGRIVIWSSTLDAASLTLEDLGSDAIRRIAIAQPNHAPYGLRAQEALQSAGVWEAVQDKLVFGENIAQTAQMARTGAAQVGIIALSLARFPELAEHGHHLIDERLHKPLTQGYIVTRHGKDKPQARAFADYMESDAAHGIMSRYGFVLSQ, from the coding sequence ATGGCGTTTCCCGCCCTCATTTTGGCGCATTGGTTAGCTCGTTTTTCCGCAATGTCAGGTCGCATGCTTGTCTCACTCGCCCTGCTCCTGCTGTCCTCGTCCCTGCATGCCAGTGAACCGATACGTATCGCCGCGGCCTCGGATCTACGCTATGCCCTCGACGACATCATCGAGAACTACCATCAGGCGCACCCCGATGCCGATATCGAGGTCATCTACGGCTCCTCCGGCAAGATGACGACACAGATCATTCACGGCGCGCCCTATGATATGTTCTTTTCCGCCGACATTGCCTATCCCGAGAAGCTCCAGGAGCTAGGAATGACGGCGACGGAACCGTCGATCTATGCCATTGGCCGCATCGTGATATGGAGCAGTACCCTCGATGCCGCAAGCCTTACCCTTGAGGACCTGGGGTCGGACGCCATCCGGCGGATTGCCATCGCCCAGCCAAATCACGCCCCTTACGGCCTGCGCGCCCAGGAAGCGCTGCAGTCAGCGGGAGTCTGGGAGGCGGTACAGGACAAGCTGGTGTTCGGCGAGAATATTGCCCAAACCGCGCAGATGGCCCGAACAGGAGCCGCACAGGTGGGTATCATCGCCCTGTCGCTGGCCAGGTTCCCTGAGCTTGCAGAGCACGGTCACCACTTGATCGATGAACGTTTGCACAAACCGCTGACCCAGGGTTACATCGTCACCCGTCATGGCAAGGATAAACCGCAAGCCCGAGCGTTCGCCGATTACATGGAAAGCGATGCGGCGCATGGCATCATGTCCCGCTACGGCTTCGTCTTGTCGCAATGA
- the modB gene encoding molybdate ABC transporter permease subunit: MFALGPAEWQAINVTFRLCLYTTLILLILATPLAWWLAQRRSTARVLVQAIVALPLVLPPTVLGFYLLIVLGPRGVVGETLESLGLHHLAFSFEGILVASVLYSMPFAVQPLTEAFSNLGRRPLEVAGSLGAGPLDRFCSVILPLTRGGFVVAATLTFAHTLGEFGVILMLGGSIPGETKVLSVLIYDHAEAMNYQAAHALSLMLLVFALATLFVVYSINRRFEVTRL, encoded by the coding sequence ATGTTTGCACTCGGCCCGGCGGAATGGCAGGCGATCAACGTCACTTTCCGACTCTGCCTTTATACCACCCTGATCCTGCTGATTCTGGCCACGCCCCTGGCCTGGTGGCTGGCCCAGAGGCGCTCTACCGCCCGGGTCCTGGTACAGGCTATCGTGGCGCTGCCATTGGTGTTGCCGCCAACCGTGCTGGGCTTCTACCTGCTTATCGTGCTTGGGCCGCGCGGGGTGGTCGGAGAGACGCTGGAAAGCCTGGGCCTGCATCACCTGGCTTTCTCTTTCGAGGGCATTCTGGTCGCGTCCGTCCTCTACTCCATGCCGTTCGCCGTGCAGCCGCTTACCGAGGCCTTCAGTAACCTGGGCAGGCGCCCGCTGGAGGTCGCGGGCAGCCTGGGGGCCGGGCCACTGGATCGGTTCTGCAGCGTGATCCTGCCGCTGACTCGCGGCGGTTTCGTGGTGGCAGCCACCTTGACCTTCGCCCATACCCTGGGCGAGTTCGGCGTCATTCTCATGCTTGGTGGCAGCATTCCCGGGGAAACCAAGGTACTGTCGGTACTGATCTACGACCATGCCGAGGCGATGAACTACCAGGCCGCGCATGCGCTCTCCTTGATGCTGCTGGTCTTCGCCCTGGCTACCCTGTTCGTGGTCTACAGCATCAATCGGCGTTTCGAAGTGACCCGGTTATGA
- the modC gene encoding molybdenum ABC transporter ATP-binding protein → MILQIQACLRHGDGFELSVASELSLDGVTALFGRSGCGKTTLLRIIAGLEHVRGATVHFGEHAWQQGRRFVPLHKRRIGMVFQEHSLLPHLSVRDNLLYGYRRTPEAVRRLHPPDVTAMLGIDDLLERRIDQLSGGQRQRISLGRALLISPQLLLLDEPMAALDTQTKRDIMPFLSRMAAQSGVPIIMVSHAPDEVERLADRVVFMHEGRIQRIETLREALARPNSPLFADTGAASVLEGRVGETVEDGLRPFGPPGAQLWVAATQAPSAGATRLRVLARDVSLSLDDPHRISIQNHLPVTIERIDPSHNHRIVVACRTADRQLLLAEVTPRAVSQLGLEAGQRVYALIKSVALLE, encoded by the coding sequence ATGATCCTGCAGATTCAGGCTTGTTTGCGCCATGGCGATGGCTTTGAACTCTCGGTCGCCAGTGAACTTTCTCTGGACGGCGTGACGGCGCTGTTTGGCCGCTCCGGCTGCGGCAAGACCACGTTGCTACGCATCATTGCCGGCCTGGAACATGTGCGTGGTGCCACGGTCCACTTCGGCGAACACGCCTGGCAGCAAGGCCGACGGTTCGTGCCCCTGCACAAGCGGCGCATCGGCATGGTGTTTCAGGAACACAGTCTGCTGCCGCACTTGTCGGTGAGAGACAACCTGCTCTACGGCTATCGACGCACGCCCGAGGCAGTGCGCCGCCTGCACCCTCCTGACGTGACCGCCATGCTCGGAATCGACGATCTGCTCGAGCGGCGTATCGACCAGCTGTCCGGCGGCCAGCGCCAGCGTATTTCCCTGGGGCGGGCACTGCTCATCAGCCCTCAGCTGCTGCTGCTCGATGAACCGATGGCGGCTCTCGACACCCAGACCAAACGCGACATCATGCCCTTTCTTTCGCGCATGGCGGCGCAGTCCGGGGTGCCTATCATCATGGTCAGCCACGCACCCGACGAAGTCGAGCGGCTGGCGGACAGGGTGGTGTTCATGCACGAGGGGCGCATCCAGCGGATCGAGACGTTACGCGAAGCATTGGCCCGCCCCAACTCGCCGCTGTTTGCCGACACGGGAGCGGCTTCGGTATTGGAAGGACGCGTTGGCGAAACGGTAGAAGACGGCTTGCGCCCGTTCGGCCCGCCAGGGGCGCAGCTGTGGGTCGCCGCTACGCAGGCGCCAAGCGCCGGTGCCACGAGACTGCGCGTACTCGCCCGCGACGTCAGCCTGTCGCTGGACGATCCGCACCGCATCAGCATCCAGAATCACCTGCCGGTGACCATCGAGCGCATCGACCCGTCGCACAACCACCGCATCGTGGTGGCGTGTCGCACCGCCGACCGGCAACTGCTGCTGGCCGAGGTGACACCGCGCGCGGTAAGCCAGCTCGGACTCGAGGCCGGGCAACGCGTCTATGCCCTGATCAAATCGGTGGCTCTGCTGGAGTGA
- the sugE gene encoding quaternary ammonium compound efflux SMR transporter SugE, producing MNTAWIILVIAGLLEVGWALGLKASAGFTRPLPSLLTVIAMMASFFLLAQAMKSLPVGTAYAIWVGIGAIGTALFGILLYGDSANPLRLASLVLIFAGLVGLKLAG from the coding sequence ATGAATACAGCCTGGATCATACTCGTCATTGCCGGCCTGCTGGAGGTGGGCTGGGCGCTCGGACTCAAGGCCTCCGCCGGCTTCACTCGACCGCTACCCAGTTTACTTACCGTGATCGCCATGATGGCCAGCTTCTTTCTGCTCGCCCAGGCGATGAAAAGCCTGCCGGTGGGAACCGCCTACGCTATCTGGGTAGGCATCGGCGCGATAGGCACGGCGCTGTTCGGCATTCTGCTCTATGGGGACAGTGCCAACCCCTTGCGCCTGGCGAGCCTTGTCCTGATATTTGCCGGTCTGGTGGGACTCAAGCTTGCCGGATAA
- a CDS encoding SDR family oxidoreductase — protein sequence MSEINAKVVIITGASSGLGEATAHRLAKSGAKLVLGARREERLKELTDAIVKQGGDAIYQVTDVTQRDQVEALAQAARDKYGRIDVLINNAGLMPLSPLDQVKVDEWDKMVDVNIKGVMYGIAAVLPTMREQKSGHVINLSSVAGHVVFPSAAVYCATKYAVKALSEGLRQESNGEIRSTNISPGAVDTELTTTISDKDTAEGVNELYKMAIDADAIARAIAFAIEQPADVDVNELIIRPTQQQL from the coding sequence ATGTCAGAGATCAACGCAAAAGTCGTCATTATCACCGGCGCCAGCAGCGGCTTGGGCGAAGCTACCGCCCATCGGCTGGCCAAGAGTGGCGCCAAGCTGGTACTGGGCGCCCGCCGTGAAGAGCGCCTGAAAGAATTGACCGATGCCATCGTCAAGCAGGGTGGTGACGCTATCTACCAGGTCACCGACGTTACCCAGCGCGACCAGGTGGAAGCGCTGGCCCAGGCGGCACGCGACAAGTACGGTCGTATCGACGTGCTGATCAACAACGCCGGCTTGATGCCGCTGTCGCCGCTCGATCAAGTGAAGGTCGATGAGTGGGACAAGATGGTCGACGTCAACATCAAGGGCGTGATGTACGGTATCGCCGCGGTGCTGCCGACCATGCGCGAGCAGAAATCCGGGCACGTGATCAATCTCTCCTCCGTCGCCGGGCATGTGGTATTTCCCAGCGCCGCGGTCTATTGCGCCACGAAGTACGCCGTCAAGGCTCTTTCCGAAGGCCTGCGCCAGGAGTCCAACGGCGAGATTCGCTCGACCAATATCTCGCCGGGCGCGGTGGACACCGAGCTGACCACCACCATCAGCGACAAGGATACCGCCGAGGGCGTCAACGAGTTGTACAAGATGGCGATCGATGCGGATGCCATCGCCCGCGCCATCGCCTTTGCCATCGAACAACCGGCCGATGTCGACGTCAACGAACTGATCATTCGCCCGACCCAGCAGCAGCTGTAA
- a CDS encoding alkene reductase: protein MTQASDTLFRPITLGDLPLPNRVVMSPLTRSRAAQPGDVPTAMNAEYYRQRAGAGLIIAEATQISPQGKGYAFTPGIHSDAQVEGWQKVTSAVHDEGGRIYLQLWHVGRISHPDLQPDNALPVAPSAIKPEGAKTFVSADSGMVDIPTPRALELGELPQIVAQYRQAAENAKRAGFDGVEVHAANGYLLDQFLRTGSNQRDDAYGGSLENRLRLPLEVVQAVVDVWGTERVGVRVTPTGSFNAMEDADPVETFGTFARKLDELGIAFIEVVEDSFQGNHENGRPESVIDAIRDNFSRHYIGNGKYSADEARQRIESGKTDLVSFGRPFIANPDLPERFRRNAPLNEWDESTFYGGDERGYIDYPFLGEA from the coding sequence ATGACACAAGCTTCCGATACCCTGTTTCGCCCCATTACCCTGGGCGATCTTCCCCTGCCCAACCGGGTCGTGATGTCGCCGTTGACCCGCTCGCGGGCGGCGCAGCCGGGCGATGTGCCTACCGCGATGAATGCGGAATATTACCGCCAGCGTGCCGGCGCGGGTCTGATCATCGCCGAAGCCACGCAAATTTCGCCCCAGGGCAAGGGCTATGCGTTCACGCCGGGCATCCATTCCGATGCCCAGGTGGAGGGCTGGCAGAAAGTCACCTCGGCGGTGCATGACGAGGGCGGGCGTATCTACCTGCAGTTGTGGCACGTGGGCCGCATTTCCCACCCCGACCTGCAGCCGGACAACGCGCTGCCGGTCGCGCCTTCAGCCATCAAGCCGGAAGGCGCCAAGACCTTCGTCAGTGCGGATTCGGGAATGGTCGACATCCCTACGCCCCGTGCACTGGAGCTTGGAGAGTTGCCGCAGATCGTCGCCCAGTATCGCCAGGCGGCGGAAAACGCCAAGCGTGCCGGTTTCGATGGGGTTGAGGTTCACGCGGCCAATGGCTACCTGCTTGACCAGTTCCTGCGCACCGGCAGCAACCAGCGCGACGACGCCTATGGCGGCTCCCTGGAAAACCGCCTGCGCTTGCCGTTGGAAGTCGTCCAGGCGGTGGTGGATGTGTGGGGCACCGAGCGTGTCGGTGTGCGGGTAACGCCGACGGGCAGCTTCAACGCCATGGAGGATGCCGACCCGGTGGAAACCTTCGGCACCTTCGCCAGGAAGCTGGATGAACTGGGTATCGCCTTTATCGAAGTGGTCGAGGATTCATTCCAGGGCAATCATGAGAATGGCCGCCCCGAATCGGTGATCGATGCCATTCGTGACAACTTCAGCCGGCACTATATCGGCAACGGCAAGTACAGCGCCGACGAAGCGCGTCAGCGTATCGAATCCGGTAAGACCGACCTGGTCTCGTTCGGGCGACCATTCATCGCCAACCCTGACCTGCCCGAGCGCTTTCGTCGCAACGCGCCGCTAAACGAGTGGGATGAGAGCACCTTCTATGGCGGTGACGAGCGCGGCTATATCGACTACCCCTTTCTTGGCGAGGCCTGA
- a CDS encoding TetR/AcrR family transcriptional regulator → MKTTATRDRLLDTGAELIGNHGYNATGINAVLKASGVPKGSFYHYFASKEDFGLAVIDRVALSYDEKLTHLLEDTRVAPLDRLRGYFAAGREDMLTCDHTHGCLIGNLGQEMAGQSDVFRDRLDKVFQQWEQHFVRCLTDAQRQSHVDSTLDIEALASFILAGWEGAILRAKTLKSVEPMQRFENILFSRLLVP, encoded by the coding sequence ATGAAAACGACAGCCACACGCGACAGACTGCTGGATACCGGAGCCGAACTGATCGGCAACCACGGTTATAACGCCACCGGCATCAATGCGGTGCTCAAGGCCTCCGGGGTGCCCAAGGGGTCTTTTTACCATTACTTCGCCAGCAAGGAGGATTTCGGTCTCGCCGTCATCGACCGTGTCGCGTTGAGCTACGACGAAAAATTGACCCATCTGCTGGAGGATACCCGGGTAGCGCCCCTGGACAGGCTGCGTGGCTATTTTGCCGCCGGGCGGGAAGACATGCTCACCTGCGACCACACTCATGGCTGTCTGATCGGCAACCTGGGGCAGGAAATGGCGGGCCAGAGTGATGTATTTCGCGATCGTCTGGACAAGGTCTTCCAGCAGTGGGAGCAGCATTTCGTCCGCTGCCTGACAGATGCGCAGCGCCAGAGCCATGTCGATTCAACTCTCGATATCGAGGCGTTGGCGAGTTTTATCCTGGCCGGTTGGGAAGGCGCCATTCTACGCGCCAAGACCCTCAAGTCGGTGGAGCCCATGCAGCGTTTCGAGAATATCCTGTTTTCTCGCCTGCTGGTGCCCTGA
- a CDS encoding efflux RND transporter periplasmic adaptor subunit, which translates to MSIDVSPVRRTPALDRLPTHFPLPPRQRGRFRLGGLVALLVLAAGLAGGWWIVSQPPRVERRPPPEPTPPLVDVITTAPAAHAPTLYGYGRVEAEQQTNLASRVAGQLERFAEGAVPGKVVDAGQPLAYIDSADLALALADAEAQVNQAEAQLELEQGEQQRARSEYQSFGRELTPERRSLVLREPQQREAEATVAQARAQRDQARLNLERATLDAPWRAMVQERLVGAGSLLSGGTEVIGLVGVEHFWVRASLPGEWLEWLEVGNPVTLSSGGWAPGDTREGRVLSILPSLEENGLQAQLLVEVDDPLALDRAGPALRLGDVLRAEFTTTPQENLVALPASALRPGEQVWWLDEDDRLRRDSVTLAYRGEEEVLVRQGLDAGVRVVIGGLAQPSIGQQVRPRQIDTRSTQEAGP; encoded by the coding sequence ATGTCCATTGATGTTTCGCCGGTCCGACGCACCCCGGCTCTCGATCGATTACCCACCCATTTTCCCCTTCCGCCACGCCAACGCGGCCGCTTCCGCCTGGGCGGGTTGGTGGCGCTTCTGGTACTGGCGGCCGGCCTCGCCGGGGGCTGGTGGATTGTGTCCCAGCCGCCGCGGGTCGAACGACGTCCGCCCCCCGAGCCCACTCCGCCGCTCGTCGACGTTATTACCACCGCACCGGCGGCCCACGCCCCCACGCTCTACGGCTACGGCCGGGTGGAAGCCGAGCAGCAGACCAACCTCGCCAGCCGCGTGGCCGGGCAACTCGAGCGCTTCGCCGAGGGTGCGGTGCCCGGCAAGGTGGTCGATGCCGGCCAGCCCTTGGCCTATATCGATAGCGCCGATCTGGCGCTGGCCCTGGCCGACGCCGAGGCCCAGGTGAATCAGGCCGAGGCTCAACTGGAGCTGGAACAAGGCGAACAGCAGCGCGCGCGCAGCGAATACCAATCCTTCGGCCGCGAGTTGACTCCCGAGCGGCGCTCACTGGTGCTGCGTGAACCCCAACAGCGCGAGGCCGAGGCAACGGTGGCCCAGGCCCGAGCCCAGCGCGACCAGGCCCGCTTGAACCTGGAGCGTGCCACCCTCGATGCCCCGTGGCGCGCCATGGTGCAGGAGCGCCTGGTGGGCGCCGGTAGCCTGTTGAGCGGCGGAACCGAGGTCATCGGCCTGGTCGGGGTGGAGCACTTCTGGGTGCGCGCCTCGCTGCCCGGCGAGTGGCTGGAGTGGCTGGAAGTGGGCAATCCGGTAACGCTCTCCAGCGGCGGCTGGGCCCCAGGTGACACCCGCGAGGGCCGGGTCCTGTCGATATTGCCCAGCCTGGAAGAGAATGGTCTGCAGGCGCAACTGCTGGTGGAGGTCGACGATCCCCTGGCACTGGATCGCGCAGGTCCGGCACTGCGCCTGGGCGATGTACTGCGTGCCGAGTTCACCACCACGCCCCAGGAGAATCTGGTGGCTCTGCCCGCCTCTGCCCTGCGCCCCGGCGAGCAGGTCTGGTGGCTCGACGAAGACGACCGCCTGCGCCGCGACAGCGTCACCCTCGCCTATCGCGGCGAAGAGGAAGTGCTGGTACGCCAGGGACTGGACGCCGGCGTACGCGTCGTCATTGGCGGCCTGGCCCAGCCCAGCATCGGCCAGCAGGTTCGCCCGCGGCAGATAGATACGCGGTCTACTCAGGAGGCGGGCCCATGA